The following is a genomic window from Paenibacillus sp. FSL R5-0766.
TCCAGGAGTCCTACGAAGCTTCGGGTACACAGGCAAGAGCCATCGTTGGTGGATTTGAGGCTGATGTGGCCTTGCTCGCGATGGAGAGTGATATCGAGAAGCTGGTCAAAGCCGATCTGGTTAGCTCCGATTGGAAACAGACCCCTAATGAGGGCATGATCACCCGTTCAATTGTTGTTCTGGGCACAAGAGCGGGCAACCCGCTCGGTATTCGTGATTTTCAGGACTTAACCAAGCCAGGAGTGAAGGTACTGTACCCCAATCCAAAGACATCCGGAGGCGCACAATGGGACATTAATGCCATTTATGGTGCCGGATTGAAACTGTCGGAGGAGCAAGAGGGGAAGAAAGATCCTGCCGCAGCCAAGGCTTTTCTCGAACAGGTACATCGTAACGTTGAATCATTGGACAAGAGTGGGCGCTCTTCGATGGCGGCATTCGAGTATGGTGTCGGTGATGTAATCGTCACGTATGAAAATGAATTGCTTGCCCGGATCGCCAAAGGTGTAGATTATGACATCGTCATTCCGAAAAATACGATCCTGATTGAAAACCCGGCAGTTGTGGTGAATAAATATGCCGATAAACATGGGAATCGTGAACTGGCGGAAGCTTTTGTCGCCTATCTGCGTACACCAGAAGCACAGCACATTTTTGCCAAGCATGGTTTTCGTTCAGTAGATCCTGATGTATTTGCACAGACCGAGTCGACATTCCCAACGCCAGAAGGACTATTTGATATCAACTATCTGGGTGGATGGGATGAGGTACGCAGCACGTTGTACTCCAAAGGCGGCGTGTGGTATCAGGTGCTCGCTGGATTATGAGTATTGCTGATGTAATCGAATAGGTGACCGAACATGTGGATACTAAACCTTCATTTCAATGGAAGTAGAGATGGAGGTTTTTTACTGCCAAAAGGTTATAATAGAGGTATACTAGACCATGATTGTTACATAGTGCAGGAAGGTGTGAGTTGGATGAGTGCAGAGATCAAATTATCCCAAAGTACAGCGATTAGACTGGAGCAGGCCCGCGGTAAGGGTATGCCTGAGGAAGAAATATTAAAAGCCATTCAAGCCAAAGATGTTTCCGCTTTTGACGCCGTGTCTGAAGAGGAATACCGATATAACGAATTTTTCTCGTATGCGGACGAGCATGGTGAAAATCTGGAGGCAGCAGTAAAAGATGGGTACCGGATTACCTTTAACACACGTGGTGGACTCGGAATCTGGTTGGAAAAGGCCTTCAAGGTACAGCCAGAGAGAGACTTCACAGTGGGTGAAGGAATCATCACCGGATTGCAGTTAAAACAAGAGCAGGCAGAGGTACTGGCGAAGCGGCTTGCGTCGAACTGGGTGATTACGGATTCGAAGGATGTACCTGCGGGTCAGGAACTGACGTTGAAGCTGCGGGCACTGGTATAGTTCCAGCGCCGAGTGGATGTGACTCGAATTAATCAGTCGTGGCCTGTTTAAAAGGTAAGTCCTGATCTTCATGCGGATGACCCGCTTATAAGGTTGCACCACATGCTGACGAAGCGTAAGCTCCTATGGAGCAAAACATGGAGATGAAGTCTGACGGTGAACGGTCAGACGACAGACTGTCCCGAATTGCAGTGGAGAACTGCAGCGGGATGGTCTTTTTTTGCAAAAACAGAGGTTGACGATTACAATCTACATATCATTAATTCAGGGGGAATGCGGATTGGATCAGCTAACATTTCTGGGCACAGGCGATGCGATGGGCGTTCCACGTGTGTATTGTGATTGCGACGTATGTACAGAGGCGAGGCTTACGGGAGAGAATAAACGGAAACGCTCTTCTGTTCTGATTGACGGTGATGGTGCTAACGAACAGTTCATGATTGACTGCGGACCAGACTGGAGATCACAGATGGAGGATCAGGGATTGCGTATGGTGCATACGCTACTTGTCACTCATGCGCATTTTGACCATATTGGAGGATTACCGGAATGGGCGGATGCGTGTCGCTGGCTGGGCGTGAAGGGACGTTTGTATGCGCCACGTGAAGTGATTGTTACGATTCAGGGACAGTTTCCTTGGTTGGGTCGTCATATGGACTTTCTGGAAACGGATGACGGTATTGAACTGGGCGGCTGGAAGGTACATTCATGGAAGGTCTGCCACGGTAAAAACGGTTATTCCTATGCGTATCGACTCGTACGGGAAGGGTATAGCTGGGCGTACTGTTCAGATACCATTGACCTGAAGCCATCCGAAAAAGAGCCGTTGCACGGACTGGATCTGCTGGTGCTTGGAACGAGCTTTGTGCATGAACTTGCGGAATTCTCAACACGTTCCGTGTACGATATGCGCGAGGCGCAAGAGTTGCTGCGGGAACTGAAGCCGGGCCATACCTATTTTACACATATGTCTCATGACGTTGATGTACGGCAGAATGATAATCTGGATCAAGGTATTACGATTGCCCTTACCGGGATGAAGGTGCCGCTGGGAACATTAAAGCTGGAAACGAATGCGTAACCCAATTTAACTATATAAATTGAACTAAACATTTACACAAAACGGAGAGGACAGAAAGGACCTGAAGAAGCAGCGCGTTCGCCTTTATTCCCGGATTTCCCCTTTATAAAAGGAATCAAAAAATCTGGGGATAACAGCGATCGGAAGGTTGTTCTGTCATCGGAGTGTGCAGTGTAAATATTCTTTAGTTCAATTTATATAGCGTAATAAAAATAAATTCAGAAGAGCGTATCCTTTACAAGGGGTTCTTCGTTTACATAGTGTAAGTCAAAATCAATCAGGAACCAGCAAAGGGGGGGCCCCCAAGATGGCCTTTGTGAAGTCCGTGGATTGCAGAATCAACAGACCACATGATGATGGTAAACAAGATAAATTCGATATTGAATTCAATGGCAACGATAGAAAAAATCAATTGAACCAAAGCATTCATGCCGTATTACCCGATCTGATGGGTTCGTTGTATGCGTATTGTCTATCTCTGACGAAATCAGTTCCAGAGACGGAAGATCTGGTTCAGGAGACCTGTCTCAAAGTATTGTCGTCGAGTGTGGTTGGATCTTCCGGGATGAATAAAAATATAAACTGGGAAGCTTATCTGATCCGTATTGCACGCAACAGCTGGATTGATATCTTACGTCAGCGGGAGAGATTGGCTTATAAACTGGATAGCTTGAAGCCGCTCCTACACGAGATGGAGGAGGAAAGGCGATTCGAGGAATTGGAGTCTGCCGTACAACTTCTTGTAAATAAGCTACCACCGTGGCAGCGAGTGATATATGTATTACGTGAATTAATGGGTTATAGGGCGGCAGAGACTGCGGAAATGCTGGATACGACAGAAGGTGCTGTGAAAGCAGCGTTAAGTCGTGCACGCTCTGCCATAGCTGAAGTGAGGCACAGGTTGGGACAATCGGACGCTGAATTGCAGTATGAGGAAGGCGCAGTGGAGGACAATCGGGAGGAACTGCGCAGCTATCTGCTGGCATTTCGTAATGGGGATACAGCCCGAATCATTGATCTGTGCCTGAATCGGACTGATGATCCGATGGCTGTGGCGGGGACGATTTTGCAGCAGACTTTGCCGTCTCCATCCACGCAGCCAATGATGTACGGGTACTCCACTTCTGGCATGAACTCGATGTCGTATGGAGGCGGATACACGGTCAACATGGTTGCCTAAACCGAGGAGGCGACACATATGAATGTAGTGCCGTATGTAGTGGAACAAACTGCTCGCGGAGAGCGGAGTTATGATATTTATTCCCGTTTGCTCAAAGACCGGATCATTATGGTGTCCGGAGAGATCGAGGATCAGATGGCAAATGCCATCGTGGCCCAGTTATTGTTTTTGACTGCAGAGGACCCGGAGAAGGATATCCAGATGTACATCAACAGCCCTGGTGGGTCGGTGACTGCGGGATTCTCGATCTATGACACGATGCAATTTGTGAAGCCGGATATCTCCACGATCTGTACAGGGATGGCAGCAAGCTTTGGTACGATATTGCTGGTAGGTGGAACAAAAGGCAAGCGTATGGCGCTGCCCAACAGTGAGATCATGATCCATCAGCCACATGGCGGTACGCGGGGGCAGGCGTCGGATATGTTGATTCATGCTAACCGCATCATTCAGCACCGTCAACGTCTTAACAAGCTGTTAGCCGACCATACAGGACAGTCAATTGAGCGGATTGAGAAGGACTCGGATCGAGATTATTTCCTGACCGCTGCTGAAGCAGTCGAATATGGATTGGTGGATAAGGTCATATCCAGCTCATAACAGTAGCCCGGAAGGTCATGTGACCTTCCGGGCTTTTTTCGATTTATAACCAAACCTTACATTTCTTTTGCAAGCGTAATAAGCCTGCTCATGCCTTCCCGAATCTGCTGCTCATGTGCATAAGAGAAGGACAGGCGCAGCTTGCGACTGGCTGAATTATCCGAAGAATCAAATACGGTTCCGGGTACAAAGGCAACGGATTGTTCCATGCATCGGTGAAGCAGTCTCCCTGTATCCACACCCTCAGGAAGCTCTACCCAAAAGTTGAGTCCGCCCTCCGGCCGGGTCCACGTCCAGTCCGTTTCCAGCAGAGATTGTTCCATCACTTCCATCCGTAGCTGGATGGCGGTCCGCAGCTTGGACAGATGCTGATGCATACGTTCTGACTGAAAATAACGGAGAAAAAGCTTCTGGTTCAGAAGGGGCGATCCGTTATCTGTCAGTGATTTTACAGCCTGTAGTCCTGGCATGAAACGCTGACGGCATATGATGGCTGCAATCCGTAGCCCGGGTGCAACATACTTGCTGTAACTGCGGATGTACAGGGTATGCCCAGTGGTGTCGTAGGTGAAAATGGGTGCAGGAGGTTTCTCCTTAAAATAGATATCATAGGTGCTGTCGTCTTCGAGCAGAAAACAACCATACTGTTCTGCTAGTTCAGGTAACTGCTTGCGCTGTTCTACTGGAACGTTAACGCCGGTTGGATTATGAAAAGTTGGCGTCGTGTAGAATAAGCGTGGTTTCTCCGATTTCATCAGATGTTCGATCTGCTCCAGATCATACCCATCCGAGTGAATATCCGTAAAGATCAGACGAGCACCTTGTTTACGGAAAATCTCCATTGCTGGTCCATACGTAGGCCGTTCCATCAACACCCGATCCCCGGGTTTGACCAGCGTCCGCGAGATGACATCAATCGCTTGCTGCGCCCCCGAAGTAATGAGCACTTCGTCTGCGGAGAGATAGAAGCGTTCTTTTTTCGTTAGATGGCTTGCCAGCGCACTTCGCAATTCCAGATCTCCCTGAATCGTGGAATACGTTCCGAGCAAACGGGGATATTGATCTAGAAGATCACGCATTAGTTCTCCCCAATAACGGTTGGGCAGCAGAGAGGGATCGATTAACGATTTGGAAAACTGGTATTCTGCTTCAAGGGACTGTACCCGTGCTAGTGAATCCCAATGCAGCCAGGCAGACACGGCGGGATCATCCGCCTGATCCGTTACTGAGAATGGAGTCGCTGGGCTGACATAATAGCCAGACTTATCCTTCACATAAACATTCCCACGTTCTTTTAACTCCTGATAGGCTTTGAATACGGTCAAGCGATGTACGCCGAGTAGCTCGGACAGGCTTCGTACAGATGGCAGTTTTTCATGTTCAGCCCACTCTCCCGCTTCTATACGTACAACGAGATAATGGATTACTTGCTCATATAATTTCAGGCTGTTATCTGTCATCATCATGGTTCTGCCCACCCGGCTCACACTCCTTTTGAACTCTATTGTAACAGCTAATGGGAGAAAACTGTTCTGTTTTGTTCATTCTGTTCTGTAGACCATGAGATATGATGGAGAACAGATAAAGGAGTGGTTATCATGGTGGGGATTGCATTTACGGTTATGTGTCTTATTTTCGGTACAACATTTCTGGCTATTAAAATTGGAGTAGAGGCAGGCATGCCGCCTTTTCTGTCAGCCGGATTGCGATTTTTAATCGCGGGAGCGCTGATGTTTGCATGGATGAGGATGAAGGGCAAAGTGAGCTGGTCGCTCCTGTTCCGCAAGGAGATGTTGTTAACGGGAGCGGGGCTGACCTTCGGCACTTTTGCCACATTATATTGGGCTGAACAGCATGTGAGCTCGGGTGTGGGTGCCATTCTGTCAGCGACAGGGCCGCTGATGATTATGTTGATGCAGACGGCGCTGTTACGGCAAAAAACATCTGCCCGTATGATTGTGGGCTGCCTGATCGGGTTCACCGGTGTGGTACTGGTTGTGTTGCCAGGTGTATCGCTTGGTGCAGGTTCCCTGTTCATGTGGGGTTGTATCGCGGTACTAGTGGGGGAGGTCTGTTATTCAGCAGGTGCATTGTACTCCAAAAAGGTCATTCATCAGTTCAAGGAGGCTAGTCCTGTAGCGATCAATGCGGTGCAGATGATGTATGGGGGACTGCTGTTATCCCTGCTCTCGGTCGGAACGGAATCGTGGAGTATGTCTGCTCTGGACTGGGTGCCTGCCGTCTCGTCGGTCATCTATTTGACTGTCATCGGCTCCATGGTGGGGCATAGTCTGTTCTATTGGATTATGTCGCGTACCAACCCGTTGTTTCCAGCAACATGGTTATACATTTCACCACCCATTGCCGTAGGGCTTGGTGCTGTTGTCTACGGTGAGCATGTCAGCTGGGTTACATGGATCGGTGTAGTGCTGGTCGTTTCAGGTCTGCTGGCGATGAATGAGAAGGTGAGCGGCTGGTTGAAGAAAAGAAGTCGTGCGAGGATGACAGTGCAGGCTTCCGAATCTGTTTTAAAATAGGTAGCCTTTCTCACATAACAGATCGAGTAGCGCCATCGTTAACAATTTATGAGTTCGGGTAACTCTCAAATCCACCTTTTTATCAATCATTTTCATCTACATCAGTTCCTTATTGTAGTTTAGCTATATAGTATCAACACATTGATTCTTACATGGAACGAGATTTCAAGTGTATATTGGTATTATAAGTAATTTTTTGATAGGGCTACAAGTGTAGATAAAATATGATGGATTAGAGAGGATGAAGTGGCGATGTCCGACATGAAAAAAGCTGTGGTAATTGGGGCAGGTATTGCAGGGTTAATCACTGCAAGGATGTTATCTGATTATTATGATGAGGTATGTATCATTGAGCGAGATGAATTGCCTTCTGAGCCGGCGAATCGGCAGGGTGTGCCTCAATCCTTTCATCCACATCGTGTATTACCGCGCGGCGGACTTATTCTGGAACATTACTTTCCCGGATACAATGACGAATTGGTCGCGCTTGGTGCCATTCCTTCACAAGAAGAGAAGTTTATGATTGCCAATCGCTACGGTACATTAGTTAATAAAGCGAATGCTGCTTCCTCATTCAAAATTGCATCGAGCAGCAGAGCCCTGCTGGAGTGGGTACTGCGTCAGCGAGTCCAGAGCATAG
Proteins encoded in this region:
- a CDS encoding sulfate ABC transporter substrate-binding protein — encoded protein: MQTRKKKAILLYVALMLLLVCMTAGCSKQEGASEQNEPAGNDSSNTLVIGAYSVAKDAVGEMLPKFQEEWKAKTGQTINFQESYEASGTQARAIVGGFEADVALLAMESDIEKLVKADLVSSDWKQTPNEGMITRSIVVLGTRAGNPLGIRDFQDLTKPGVKVLYPNPKTSGGAQWDINAIYGAGLKLSEEQEGKKDPAAAKAFLEQVHRNVESLDKSGRSSMAAFEYGVGDVIVTYENELLARIAKGVDYDIVIPKNTILIENPAVVVNKYADKHGNRELAEAFVAYLRTPEAQHIFAKHGFRSVDPDVFAQTESTFPTPEGLFDINYLGGWDEVRSTLYSKGGVWYQVLAGL
- a CDS encoding MBL fold metallo-hydrolase, whose translation is MDQLTFLGTGDAMGVPRVYCDCDVCTEARLTGENKRKRSSVLIDGDGANEQFMIDCGPDWRSQMEDQGLRMVHTLLVTHAHFDHIGGLPEWADACRWLGVKGRLYAPREVIVTIQGQFPWLGRHMDFLETDDGIELGGWKVHSWKVCHGKNGYSYAYRLVREGYSWAYCSDTIDLKPSEKEPLHGLDLLVLGTSFVHELAEFSTRSVYDMREAQELLRELKPGHTYFTHMSHDVDVRQNDNLDQGITIALTGMKVPLGTLKLETNA
- a CDS encoding RNA polymerase sigma factor; the protein is MAFVKSVDCRINRPHDDGKQDKFDIEFNGNDRKNQLNQSIHAVLPDLMGSLYAYCLSLTKSVPETEDLVQETCLKVLSSSVVGSSGMNKNINWEAYLIRIARNSWIDILRQRERLAYKLDSLKPLLHEMEEERRFEELESAVQLLVNKLPPWQRVIYVLRELMGYRAAETAEMLDTTEGAVKAALSRARSAIAEVRHRLGQSDAELQYEEGAVEDNREELRSYLLAFRNGDTARIIDLCLNRTDDPMAVAGTILQQTLPSPSTQPMMYGYSTSGMNSMSYGGGYTVNMVA
- the clpP gene encoding ATP-dependent Clp endopeptidase proteolytic subunit ClpP — translated: MNVVPYVVEQTARGERSYDIYSRLLKDRIIMVSGEIEDQMANAIVAQLLFLTAEDPEKDIQMYINSPGGSVTAGFSIYDTMQFVKPDISTICTGMAASFGTILLVGGTKGKRMALPNSEIMIHQPHGGTRGQASDMLIHANRIIQHRQRLNKLLADHTGQSIERIEKDSDRDYFLTAAEAVEYGLVDKVISSS
- a CDS encoding PLP-dependent aminotransferase family protein, whose amino-acid sequence is MGRTMMMTDNSLKLYEQVIHYLVVRIEAGEWAEHEKLPSVRSLSELLGVHRLTVFKAYQELKERGNVYVKDKSGYYVSPATPFSVTDQADDPAVSAWLHWDSLARVQSLEAEYQFSKSLIDPSLLPNRYWGELMRDLLDQYPRLLGTYSTIQGDLELRSALASHLTKKERFYLSADEVLITSGAQQAIDVISRTLVKPGDRVLMERPTYGPAMEIFRKQGARLIFTDIHSDGYDLEQIEHLMKSEKPRLFYTTPTFHNPTGVNVPVEQRKQLPELAEQYGCFLLEDDSTYDIYFKEKPPAPIFTYDTTGHTLYIRSYSKYVAPGLRIAAIICRQRFMPGLQAVKSLTDNGSPLLNQKLFLRYFQSERMHQHLSKLRTAIQLRMEVMEQSLLETDWTWTRPEGGLNFWVELPEGVDTGRLLHRCMEQSVAFVPGTVFDSSDNSASRKLRLSFSYAHEQQIREGMSRLITLAKEM
- a CDS encoding EamA family transporter; the encoded protein is MVGIAFTVMCLIFGTTFLAIKIGVEAGMPPFLSAGLRFLIAGALMFAWMRMKGKVSWSLLFRKEMLLTGAGLTFGTFATLYWAEQHVSSGVGAILSATGPLMIMLMQTALLRQKTSARMIVGCLIGFTGVVLVVLPGVSLGAGSLFMWGCIAVLVGEVCYSAGALYSKKVIHQFKEASPVAINAVQMMYGGLLLSLLSVGTESWSMSALDWVPAVSSVIYLTVIGSMVGHSLFYWIMSRTNPLFPATWLYISPPIAVGLGAVVYGEHVSWVTWIGVVLVVSGLLAMNEKVSGWLKKRSRARMTVQASESVLK